In the Gossypium raimondii isolate GPD5lz chromosome 9, ASM2569854v1, whole genome shotgun sequence genome, one interval contains:
- the LOC105799539 gene encoding outer envelope pore protein 16-3, chloroplastic/mitochondrial isoform X2 yields the protein MDPSELRYYEDDDTPTMKTIKGATTGFVAGTIWGTVVATWYDVPRVERSVALPGLVRTLKMMGNYGMTFAAIGGVYIGVEQLLQNYRMKRSFVNGAVGGFVAGASILGFKGRSISTAISAGTALAVTSAVIDAGGQTTRIDTGKEYYPYTTKKRPADS from the exons ATGGACCCTTCAGAGCTTAGGTATTATGAGGATGATGACACTCCAACGATGAAAACAATCAAGGGTGCAACTACAGGTTTTGTTGCTGGAACTATCTGGGGAACTGTTGTTGCTACATGGTATGATGTGCCTCGTGTTGAGAGAAGTGTTGCCTTACCAGGGCTTGTAAGGACACTGAAGATGATGGGCAATTATGGAATGACATTTGCTGCCATTGGCGGAGTCTATATTGGTGTTGAGCAGCTGTTGCAGAATTATAGGATGAAAAGATCCTTTGTCAACGGTGCTGTTGGTGGTTTTGTGGCTGGGGCTTCCATTCTTGGTTTCAaag GCAGGAGCATCTCAACAGCCATTTCTGCCGGAACAGCACTGGCTGTCACCTCTGCTGTGATTGATGCTGGAGGTCAGACAACAAGAATAGACACAGGCAAAGAGTATTACCCATACACCACCAAGAAAAGACCTGCCGATTCATAA
- the LOC105799538 gene encoding uncharacterized protein LOC105799538 isoform X1, translating into MTDPIGLSTSTIPNPSPTTLLHPRREPFEHGLLPMQKLIFTDPLQALTSLKQKLVSSSIQRVDSAALADSLQISLDHARLVLDTLASVLHSESDPLVTSRFDDVDSVGADLLDLILFLYIQSYKRLLPRLHKDAAAVADVWPSTSAFDGYLSALSPLQLVRCNTRRFLPSQADEEAHQLSYLQKHLANILSLLSEPVEGEGEESLVISMEGFEHLGFLIQFEDKGSDGDFLSQAAPIFANSDPDMPAVPVPASQVLGWLLQNIASSLEHVTEKNPAKENGPPSGSDQDVVKASPSVRSPCFIEGVSKSSYVKQASDLKNSSLKVINCHDSVIYILAPLRYATIYGCSDATIVLGAVGKAVRVEHCERVHVIIAAKRVCIANCRECVFFLGVNHHPLIVGDNHKLQNWLSHSLCHSWGPLVLSTSAKSAKLSTLTGGWCCLALKCAPPFLFSFDFSMVAPYNTYYSRLEEHMTEVGIEATINRWDDTLELGMIDPHNSLSHPAGVSDAQAESATRLDPDHFTKFLIPNWLEGESTGSTKDNPFPLTDPYLTSQQKNQNNLGETKQILREAPLEENLKRELSCALHVYFRDWLYASGNIRQLYCQQSD; encoded by the exons ATGACCGACCCCATCGGACTATCAACGTCAACGATTCCGAATCCAAGTCCGACCACTCTTCTCCACCCGCGACGCGAGCCTTTCGAGCACGGCCTCCTACCAATGCAGAAGCTCATATTCACTGACCCACTCCAGGCCCTAACCTCTCTGAAGCAAAAGCTCGTATCATCCTCCATTCAACGAGTCGACTCGGCGGCCCTCGCTGACTCCCTCCAGATCTCTTTGGACCATGCACGTCTCGTCCTCGACACTCTCGCCTCGGTGCTCCACTCCGAATCCGACCCTCTCGTCACCTCGCGCTTCGACGATGTTGACTCCGTTGGTGCTGATTTGCTTGATCTGATCCTGTTTTTGTACATTCAATCGTATAAAAGGCTTTTGCCGCGCTTGCATAAGGATGCGGCTGCTGTTGCTGATGTTTGGCCTTCCACCTCAGCATTTGACGGTTACTTGTCGGCCCTTTCGCCTTTGCAG CTTGTTCGCTGCAACACCCGTCGGTTTTTGCCATCACAGGCTGATGAAGAGGCCCATCAGCTGTCCTATCTACAAAAGCACTTGGCTAATATTCTGTCTCTTTTGTCAGAGCCCGTGGAGGGGGAAGGTGAAGAGTCTCTG GTTATATCCATGGAAGGGTTTGAGCACCTTGGGTTTCTGATTCAGTTTGAAGATAAGGGATCTGATGGAGATTTCTTAAGCCAAGCAGCTCCCATTTTTGCTAATTCAGATCCAGACATGCCTGCTGTTCCTGTTCCAGCATCACAAGTTCTTGGTTGGCTTCTGCAGAACATAGCTTCCTCTTTGGAACATGTTACTGAAAAGAATCCTGCGAAAGAAAATGGTCCTCCAAGTGGCTCTGATCAGGATGTTGTCAAAGCCTCACCAAGTGTAAGGAGTCCATGTTTCATTGAGGGGGTCTCTAAATCATCTTATGTAAAGCAGGCATCTGATCTTAAAAATTCTTCTCTGAAG GTTATCAATTGCCATGATTCAGTTATTTACATTCTTGCGCCTTTGAGATATGCCACCATTTATGGATGCTCTGATGCTACTATAGTTCTTGGAGCTGTTGGCAAG GCAGTACGAGTCGAACACTGTGAAAGAGTTCATGTGATTATAGCTGCAAAACGGGTCTGCATTGCCAATTGTCGTGAGTGTGTATTCTTTTTGGGAGTGAATCACCATCCCCTTATTGTTGGCGATAACCACAAGCTACAG AATTGGCTGTCTCACTCTCTTTGCCACTCCTGGGGACCTTTGGTCCTTTCAACTTCAGCCAAGTCAGCCAAACTCAGCACCCTAACTGGTGGTTGGTGCTGTTTGGCCCTGAAGTGCGCACCACCCTTTTTGTTTTCCTTCGACTTCTCCATG gTGGCACCGTATAATACATATTATTCTCGGTTGGAAGAGCACATGACTGAAGTTGGCATCGAGGCAACTATCAATAGATGGGATGATACTTTGGAACTTGGGATGATTGATCCGCACAATTCACTATCTCATCCTGCAGGTGTTTCTGATGCTCAAGCTGAGTCAGCTACACGACTAGATCCTGATCACTTCACAAAGTTTCTG ATTCCAAACTGGTTGGAAGGTGAATCCACTGGGTCAACAAAGGATAACCCATTCCCCTTAACTGATCCATACTTGACATCTCAACAGAAAAAT CAAAATAATTTAGGTGAGACAAAGCAAATATTGAGAGAAGCTCCCCTtgaagaaaatctaaaaagaGAATTATCATGTGCTCTTCATGTATACTTCAGAGATTGGTTATACG CCTCGGGAAACATTCGGCAGCTGTACTGCCAACAAAGTGACTGA
- the LOC105799539 gene encoding outer envelope pore protein 16-3, chloroplastic/mitochondrial isoform X1, whose product MDPSELRYYEDDDTPTMKTIKGATTGFVAGTIWGTVVATWYDVPRVERSVALPGLVRTLKMMGNYGMTFAAIGGVYIGVEQLLQNYRMKRSFVNGAVGGFVAGASILGFKVIWMMAFLESFTSSKLKLVMVLWISTTIRTMAGASQQPFLPEQHWLSPLL is encoded by the exons ATGGACCCTTCAGAGCTTAGGTATTATGAGGATGATGACACTCCAACGATGAAAACAATCAAGGGTGCAACTACAGGTTTTGTTGCTGGAACTATCTGGGGAACTGTTGTTGCTACATGGTATGATGTGCCTCGTGTTGAGAGAAGTGTTGCCTTACCAGGGCTTGTAAGGACACTGAAGATGATGGGCAATTATGGAATGACATTTGCTGCCATTGGCGGAGTCTATATTGGTGTTGAGCAGCTGTTGCAGAATTATAGGATGAAAAGATCCTTTGTCAACGGTGCTGTTGGTGGTTTTGTGGCTGGGGCTTCCATTCTTGGTTTCAaag tGATATGGATGATGGCTTTCTTAGAAAGCTTTACCTCTTCAAAATTGAAGCTTGTGATGGTTCTTTGGATCTCCACCACCATCCGTACAATG GCAGGAGCATCTCAACAGCCATTTCTGCCGGAACAGCACTGGCTGTCACCTCTGCTGTGA
- the LOC105799538 gene encoding uncharacterized protein LOC105799538 isoform X2, translated as MTDPIGLSTSTIPNPSPTTLLHPRREPFEHGLLPMQKLIFTDPLQALTSLKQKLVSSSIQRVDSAALADSLQISLDHARLVLDTLASVLHSESDPLVTSRFDDVDSVGADLLDLILFLYIQSYKRLLPRLHKDAAAVADVWPSTSAFDGYLSALSPLQLVRCNTRRFLPSQADEEAHQLSYLQKHLANILSLLSEPVEGEGEESLVISMEGFEHLGFLIQFEDKGSDGDFLSQAAPIFANSDPDMPAVPVPASQVLGWLLQNIASSLEHVTEKNPAKENGPPSGSDQDVVKASPSVRSPCFIEGVSKSSYVKQASDLKNSSLKVINCHDSVIYILAPLRYATIYGCSDATIVLGAVGKAVRVEHCERVHVIIAAKRVCIANCRECVFFLGVNHHPLIVGDNHKLQVAPYNTYYSRLEEHMTEVGIEATINRWDDTLELGMIDPHNSLSHPAGVSDAQAESATRLDPDHFTKFLIPNWLEGESTGSTKDNPFPLTDPYLTSQQKNQNNLGETKQILREAPLEENLKRELSCALHVYFRDWLYASGNIRQLYCQQSD; from the exons ATGACCGACCCCATCGGACTATCAACGTCAACGATTCCGAATCCAAGTCCGACCACTCTTCTCCACCCGCGACGCGAGCCTTTCGAGCACGGCCTCCTACCAATGCAGAAGCTCATATTCACTGACCCACTCCAGGCCCTAACCTCTCTGAAGCAAAAGCTCGTATCATCCTCCATTCAACGAGTCGACTCGGCGGCCCTCGCTGACTCCCTCCAGATCTCTTTGGACCATGCACGTCTCGTCCTCGACACTCTCGCCTCGGTGCTCCACTCCGAATCCGACCCTCTCGTCACCTCGCGCTTCGACGATGTTGACTCCGTTGGTGCTGATTTGCTTGATCTGATCCTGTTTTTGTACATTCAATCGTATAAAAGGCTTTTGCCGCGCTTGCATAAGGATGCGGCTGCTGTTGCTGATGTTTGGCCTTCCACCTCAGCATTTGACGGTTACTTGTCGGCCCTTTCGCCTTTGCAG CTTGTTCGCTGCAACACCCGTCGGTTTTTGCCATCACAGGCTGATGAAGAGGCCCATCAGCTGTCCTATCTACAAAAGCACTTGGCTAATATTCTGTCTCTTTTGTCAGAGCCCGTGGAGGGGGAAGGTGAAGAGTCTCTG GTTATATCCATGGAAGGGTTTGAGCACCTTGGGTTTCTGATTCAGTTTGAAGATAAGGGATCTGATGGAGATTTCTTAAGCCAAGCAGCTCCCATTTTTGCTAATTCAGATCCAGACATGCCTGCTGTTCCTGTTCCAGCATCACAAGTTCTTGGTTGGCTTCTGCAGAACATAGCTTCCTCTTTGGAACATGTTACTGAAAAGAATCCTGCGAAAGAAAATGGTCCTCCAAGTGGCTCTGATCAGGATGTTGTCAAAGCCTCACCAAGTGTAAGGAGTCCATGTTTCATTGAGGGGGTCTCTAAATCATCTTATGTAAAGCAGGCATCTGATCTTAAAAATTCTTCTCTGAAG GTTATCAATTGCCATGATTCAGTTATTTACATTCTTGCGCCTTTGAGATATGCCACCATTTATGGATGCTCTGATGCTACTATAGTTCTTGGAGCTGTTGGCAAG GCAGTACGAGTCGAACACTGTGAAAGAGTTCATGTGATTATAGCTGCAAAACGGGTCTGCATTGCCAATTGTCGTGAGTGTGTATTCTTTTTGGGAGTGAATCACCATCCCCTTATTGTTGGCGATAACCACAAGCTACAG gTGGCACCGTATAATACATATTATTCTCGGTTGGAAGAGCACATGACTGAAGTTGGCATCGAGGCAACTATCAATAGATGGGATGATACTTTGGAACTTGGGATGATTGATCCGCACAATTCACTATCTCATCCTGCAGGTGTTTCTGATGCTCAAGCTGAGTCAGCTACACGACTAGATCCTGATCACTTCACAAAGTTTCTG ATTCCAAACTGGTTGGAAGGTGAATCCACTGGGTCAACAAAGGATAACCCATTCCCCTTAACTGATCCATACTTGACATCTCAACAGAAAAAT CAAAATAATTTAGGTGAGACAAAGCAAATATTGAGAGAAGCTCCCCTtgaagaaaatctaaaaagaGAATTATCATGTGCTCTTCATGTATACTTCAGAGATTGGTTATACG CCTCGGGAAACATTCGGCAGCTGTACTGCCAACAAAGTGACTGA